From Calothrix sp. PCC 6303, a single genomic window includes:
- the nadC gene encoding carboxylating nicotinate-nucleotide diphosphorylase, with the protein MTKQKAILPPSIILDPLIQSWLLEDIGRGDRTTQSLLSANSIPKKAEWIAKAPGVIAGLPIAARVFYLLNNQVTFAPLIAEGENCQPGQIIAEIEGSLDALLMGERVALNLVMGLSGISSLTQKYVEKITDLPAKLVDTRKTTPGLRILEKYATQLGGAINHRMGLDDAVMLKDNHITAVGGIGAAIGKVRSHIPYPLTIEVETESLEQVQEALEHQADIIMLDNMSAAMMEVAVKTIRAANNRVKIEASGNVTLETIRTVAETGVDYISSSAPITQSKWLDLSMKIR; encoded by the coding sequence ATGACCAAGCAAAAAGCTATATTACCTCCATCAATTATTTTAGATCCATTAATTCAATCTTGGTTATTAGAAGATATTGGTAGAGGTGACAGAACAACACAATCTTTACTATCAGCAAACTCCATCCCAAAGAAAGCAGAATGGATTGCCAAAGCACCAGGAGTAATTGCAGGTTTACCAATTGCAGCACGGGTATTTTACCTATTAAATAACCAAGTCACCTTTGCCCCACTCATTGCCGAAGGAGAAAATTGTCAACCTGGACAAATAATTGCCGAAATAGAAGGATCTTTGGATGCTTTGTTGATGGGGGAAAGAGTAGCGCTAAATTTAGTTATGGGTTTGAGTGGAATTTCTAGCTTGACTCAAAAATATGTAGAAAAAATCACCGATTTACCAGCCAAATTAGTAGATACCAGGAAAACTACACCAGGATTAAGGATATTAGAGAAATATGCAACCCAATTAGGAGGTGCCATTAATCACCGCATGGGATTAGACGATGCAGTGATGCTCAAAGATAATCATATTACAGCCGTAGGGGGAATAGGTGCCGCTATAGGGAAAGTGCGATCGCATATCCCGTATCCTTTAACTATAGAGGTGGAAACTGAATCTTTGGAACAGGTTCAAGAAGCTTTGGAACACCAAGCTGATATTATTATGCTGGATAATATGTCTGCCGCAATGATGGAAGTCGCTGTAAAAACCATTCGTGCAGCAAATAATCGGGTGAAAATCGAAGCTTCCGGAAACGTGACTTTGGAAACTATTCGCACTGTCGCCGAAACTGGTGTAGATTATATTTCTAGTAGCGCTCCCATTACACAATCTAAATGGTTAGATTTGAGTATGAAAATTCGCTAG
- a CDS encoding Uma2 family endonuclease — translation MQTTEKNLNLRLWTVAEYHRMAEAGILEDGERVELLEGKIIWMSAKGTAHSSAVRRTYKLLEKCLGDFASISSQDPITLNDKSEPEPDISVVKIDPLDYADHHPTPSEVYLIIEVADSSLKFDCETKGKAYSEAGISDYWVLDVVKRQLYVFREPTSQGYQNQIVLDADGIVSPLAFPNFQIQIQQMLPPLLG, via the coding sequence ATGCAAACTACAGAAAAAAACCTAAATCTACGTTTGTGGACGGTGGCAGAATACCATCGCATGGCTGAGGCTGGTATTCTGGAAGATGGTGAACGGGTGGAACTTTTGGAAGGGAAAATTATTTGGATGAGTGCGAAGGGAACAGCACATAGTTCAGCAGTGAGAAGAACTTATAAGTTGCTAGAAAAGTGTTTGGGAGATTTTGCATCTATTTCATCTCAAGATCCAATTACTTTAAATGATAAATCAGAACCTGAGCCTGATATATCAGTTGTGAAAATCGACCCTTTAGATTATGCAGATCACCATCCTACACCCAGCGAAGTCTATTTAATTATTGAAGTTGCCGATAGTAGCTTGAAGTTTGATTGTGAAACCAAGGGTAAAGCTTATTCAGAAGCCGGAATTTCTGACTATTGGGTTTTGGATGTGGTGAAACGACAATTATATGTGTTTCGAGAACCAACTTCCCAAGGTTATCAAAATCAAATAGTTTTAGATGCAGATGGGATAGTTTCACCTTTAGCATTTCCCAATTTCCAGATTCAGATTCAGCAAATGTTACCACCTTTGCTTGGTTAG
- a CDS encoding glycosyltransferase family 39 protein: MNKSSLHYIYLTGIILVAAILRFLNLELKPLWMDEVITSIFSLGNSYRDLPLDFVFPLVKLPEIFTYQPETTCLQIAENLASQSTHPALFFCAMHGWLGWLNPLGASWIFNMRSLPAILGICTVPVVYYLNRIAFNPQAGIIAAALMAVSPFAVYLSQEARHYTLPMLLICYAIAFLLKLQHNILRQGKIQIGTWFTWVIINILGLYVHYFFILAFISQVATLIIFIFWQRKSIYHLQKYILFLIGSVSLVILAFIPWMTILLTHSRRTETDWLRTPENIAPVYQTLISWILMVVSFPVENQPLFIKVISGVLMLLFSIWVGFQFFSGLKLLLINPQTKFPAFTLLIFTLGVLLEFFIIIYTFQKDITIVPRYSFVYYSSFCALIAGSLLIKHQKKYFPWVIILVGLISCLCVVSNLSFQKPFDPSFIATKISQEPEKPHLLVVSYRDYQDVALGLSFAVSWKEITEKKVNRSFIDVPKNMLFISQNPDFQVVWQKLAALPEFSTTKLNFWIVGSGLRQRDFPAKIKFAQTQTCFQDNQQYYRRGVPLQLYRCDIPELAQKL; encoded by the coding sequence ATGAATAAATCCTCTCTTCACTATATATATTTAACCGGAATAATTCTAGTTGCTGCAATTTTAAGGTTTTTAAATCTGGAACTCAAACCGCTGTGGATGGATGAAGTAATTACATCTATTTTTAGTTTGGGGAATAGCTATCGAGATTTACCGTTAGATTTCGTTTTCCCGTTGGTGAAATTGCCAGAGATTTTCACCTATCAACCAGAAACCACTTGTCTGCAAATTGCCGAAAATCTTGCTTCCCAATCTACCCATCCAGCTTTATTTTTTTGTGCAATGCATGGGTGGTTAGGGTGGTTAAATCCTTTAGGGGCAAGCTGGATATTCAACATGCGATCGCTTCCGGCAATTTTGGGTATCTGTACCGTTCCTGTTGTATATTACCTCAATCGGATCGCTTTTAATCCCCAAGCGGGAATTATTGCAGCTGCTTTGATGGCAGTATCACCTTTTGCGGTGTATCTGTCTCAGGAAGCGCGACATTACACGCTGCCAATGCTTTTGATCTGTTATGCTATCGCATTCTTGCTCAAACTACAGCATAACATCTTGCGGCAAGGTAAAATCCAAATTGGAACTTGGTTCACTTGGGTAATTATCAACATTCTCGGTTTATATGTCCATTATTTTTTCATCCTGGCTTTTATTTCCCAAGTTGCCACTTTAATTATTTTCATTTTTTGGCAAAGGAAAAGTATTTATCATCTCCAAAAATATATTTTATTCTTAATCGGCTCAGTTTCCCTAGTTATTCTGGCATTTATTCCCTGGATGACAATTCTCCTCACCCATTCTCGTCGCACTGAAACCGATTGGTTACGCACTCCAGAAAATATTGCCCCTGTTTATCAAACTTTAATTAGTTGGATTTTAATGGTAGTTTCTTTCCCTGTAGAGAATCAACCTTTATTTATCAAAGTAATTTCTGGTGTTTTGATGCTGTTATTTAGTATTTGGGTAGGTTTTCAGTTTTTTTCAGGTTTGAAGTTACTCTTAATTAACCCTCAAACTAAATTCCCGGCATTTACCTTACTAATTTTTACTTTAGGAGTTTTATTAGAATTTTTCATCATTATCTATACATTCCAAAAAGACATTACCATTGTTCCTCGCTACAGCTTTGTCTATTATTCCAGCTTCTGTGCTTTAATTGCTGGCAGCTTATTAATTAAACATCAAAAAAAATACTTTCCCTGGGTAATTATTTTAGTTGGGTTAATTAGTTGTCTTTGCGTAGTTTCAAATCTGAGTTTTCAAAAACCATTCGATCCTAGCTTCATTGCTACAAAAATCTCCCAAGAACCTGAAAAACCCCATCTTTTAGTTGTGAGTTATCGAGATTATCAAGATGTTGCTTTAGGATTGAGTTTCGCTGTGAGTTGGAAAGAAATAACAGAAAAAAAAGTAAATAGATCCTTTATAGATGTACCAAAAAACATGTTATTTATCTCTCAAAATCCAGATTTTCAAGTAGTTTGGCAAAAACTAGCAGCTTTACCCGAATTTTCAACTACCAAACTCAACTTTTGGATAGTGGGTTCAGGATTAAGACAACGGGATTTCCCTGCTAAAATTAAATTTGCCCAAACCCAAACCTGTTTCCAAGACAATCAACAATATTATCGTCGCGGTGTTCCTTTACAACTCTATCGTTGCGATATTCCCGAATTAGCGCAAAAGCTATAA